One segment of Anastrepha obliqua isolate idAnaObli1 chromosome 3, idAnaObli1_1.0, whole genome shotgun sequence DNA contains the following:
- the LOC129241928 gene encoding uncharacterized protein LOC129241928 encodes MPSLPTPEKKGKLSRLRIFCRYRLQFQAISSASAFFLAGGLKLGWSVLERPTVNSQKLIATHLLTIAWFVGVAAGSVLASAFVQRVSKNLAHYLSGVFLVLGGILFICAPTTFASLLCSCLLEGCAYGINQIQGIVTAGEVAHKHIRGLLVSSERIFLWLGICLQLLCTRLWFSMEPDNGYALHVNQLHGFVVILIALAALVLNITYHFESPLLLQMQQRDLAATYVMKCLQGAPYPCLEIVQKREECKQLVEYDAGQTVWMVMRKSNALPLLKLLLLRCYGTISLSLPVNRTFITASVTGLKCTINCVYLLAICGVFGSILGALCVDKYGRRNIAVISLLFSGTCAFLMGGILHYIYEQISTILLTHLTFELVVYLMFCYQIFVCAGVSMASSVYMSEAFTVAMKAKCLAAVVVCEQALQITLALILFYVDFNEPLFFFFIGVVGMVMGILALFFLPETMCMSLYESLVKFNKVPS; translated from the exons ATGCCCTCGCTGCCAACCCCTGAAAAGAAAGGCAAACTGTCAAGGCTGCGTATATTTTGTCGTTATCGATTGCAATTCCAGGCGATATCATCAG CTTCTGCTTTTTTCTTGGCTGGTGGCTTGAAGTTGGGGTGGTCTGTATTGGAAAGACCAACTGTCAATTCACAAAAGTTAATAGCTACTCACCTCCTGACGATTGCATGGTTTGTGGGCGTGGCTGCTGGATCAGTTTTAGCATCAGCATTTGTACAACGCGTTAGCAAAAACTTAGcccat TACTTGAGCGGCGTGTTTCTTGTGCTTGGCGGCATACTCTTTATCTGCGCCCCCACTACATTCGCCTCGCTCCTCTGTAGCTGTCTGCTGGAAGGCTGTGCTTATGGCATCAATCAAATACAGGGCATTGTGACAGCCGGTGAGGTAGCGCACAAACACATTCGCGGTTTGTTGGTTTCCAGTGAACGCATTTTCCTTTGGTTGGGCATCTGTCTACAACTGCTCTGCACACGCTTGTGGTTCTCAATGGAACCGGACAACGGTTATGCGCTGCACGTAAACCAATTACACGGCTTTGTGGTAATTCTCATTGCATTGGCTGCGCTGGTCCTCAACATTACGTACCACTTCGAATCGCCTTTGCTGCTGCAGATGCAGCAACGCGATTTGGCCGCCACATACGTAATGAAGTGTTTGCAGGGAGCACCTTATCCCTGCTTAGAGATAGTACAGAAACGTGAGGAATGCAAACAGTTGGTGGAATATGATGCTGGTCAGACGGTGTGGATGGTAATGCGCAAAAGCAATGCATTGCCTTTGCTCAAGCTGCTTCTGTTGCGCTGTTATGGAACTATTTCGCTCTCATTGCCCGTCAATCGCACCTTCATCACGGCGAGTGTAACTGGCTTGAAGTGTACTATAAACTGTGTTTATCTATTGGCTATTTGCGGTGTATTCGGCAGCATATTGGGCGCATTGTGTGTGGACAAATATGGACGACGAAATATCGCGGTTATATCTCTGTTGTTTTCTGGGACCTGTGCCTTTCTTATGGGTGGCATTCTCCACTACATCTACGAACAAATTTCTACCATATTATTGACGCATCTAACATTCGAATTGGTAGTCTACTTGATGTTCTGTTATCAAATTTTCGTATGCGCTGGCGTTTCAATGGCCTCGAGTGTTTACATGTCGGAAGCATTCACGGTTGCTATGAAGGCTAAATGTTTGGCAGCGGTGGTGGTGTGTGAGCAAGCTTTACAAATAACACTAGCCTTAATACTATTTTACGTCGACTTCAATGAGCcgctattcttcttcttcatagGGGTAGTTGGCATGGTTATGGGTATATTAGCATTATTTTTCTTGCCCGAAACAATGTGCATGTCGCTTTACGAAAGTTTAGTGAAATTCAACAAAGTTCCTTCATAG